One region of Daphnia pulicaria isolate SC F1-1A chromosome 7, SC_F0-13Bv2, whole genome shotgun sequence genomic DNA includes:
- the LOC124348566 gene encoding SET and MYND domain-containing protein 4-like, protein MHSITELCLIDENNERQERIATAIYPSASLMNHNCDPTVINSFQGNTLIVRAIRNVRQGDEVFNCYGPHYRRMRRTERLEALEAQYCFTCTCDSCLDKNTEDFQDVIYSFSCPSCQGSLINPTGNNSSAQNQMALCRSCKTPQSYFTQLKADLEAVSLDARGKFLILAKFWISATNVPGSAFSRTLSSVTKSSKRGA, encoded by the exons ATGCATTCCATTACGGAACTCTGTCTTATAGACGAGAACAATGAAAGACAAGAAAGAATTGCAACCGCCATTTATCCCTCTGCCAGTCTTATGAATCACAACTGTGATCCGACCGTGATCAATAG TTTCCAAGGTAATACGCTGATTGTGCGAGCTATCCGTAATGTTCGCCAAGGAGACGAAGTATTCAACTGTTATGGACCACATTATCGCCGAATGAGAAGGACTGAAAGACTAGAAGCTCTAGAAGCACAATACTGCTTCACTTGCACCTGTGATTCTTGCCTCGATAAAAATACTGAAGATTTCCAG GACGTTATATATTCATTCTCGTGCCCGTCTTGCCAAGGATCTCTAATCAACCCCACCGGAAATAATTCCTCCGCTCAGAATCAGATGGCCCTATGCAGGTCGTGCAAAACACCTCAAAGTTATTTCACCCAGCTAAAAGCGGATTTAGAGGCAGTGTCACTTGATGCCAGAg gaaaattcttgaTTTTGGCCAAGTTTTGGATTTCGGCCACTAATGTGCCCGGCAGCGCGTTCTCACGTACGCTGTCCTCTGTCACAAAGTCTTCGAAGCGCGGAGCGTAG